A DNA window from Hordeum vulgare subsp. vulgare chromosome 1H, MorexV3_pseudomolecules_assembly, whole genome shotgun sequence contains the following coding sequences:
- the LOC123421444 gene encoding pathogen-related protein isoform X1 — protein sequence MASAEGGGDKYRSFLHGDGEKKTVWRHGAPPNYDLVNKLFEEERTKEWAEGSVEEKVQRLLKTWEMEMVHKVRPEDQKSVNLKNYSASTNGLKPLTREEVMAMGGYNAFLATTLPPEHRIYDPEAESVESATSTFLTAFPRGFAIEVLDVYSGPPAPRIAFKFRHWGYMEGPFKGHPPHGGRVEFFGVCVFHVDEDIKVEKAEFFYERGNFLASFLTAPAASASASGCPVMRGAD from the exons ATGGCCTCTGCTGAAGGAGGTGGAGACAAGTACCGGTCGTTCCTCCACGGCGACGGCGAGAAGAAGACGGTGTGGAGGCATGGAGCCCCTCCCAACTACGACCTGGTGAACAAGCTCTTCGAGGAAGAGCGGACCAAG GAATGGGCGGAGGGATCTGTGGAAGAGAAGGTGCAGCGGTTGCTCAAGACCTGGGAGATGGAGATGGTCCACAAGGTGCGCCCCGAGGACCAGAAGAGCGTCAACCTCAAGAACTACTCCGCCTCCACCAACG GGCTGAAGCCACTGACGCGGGAGGAGGTGATGGCCATGGGCGGCTACAACGCGTTCCTGGCGACCACGCTGCCGCCGGAGCACCGCATCTACGACCCGGAGGCGGAGTCGGTCGAGTCGGCGACGTCCACGTTCCTCACGGCGTTCCCCCGGGGCTTCGCCATCGAGGTGCTGGACGTCTACAGCGGCCCGCCAGCTCCCAGGATCGCCTTCAAGTTCCGGCACTGGGGTTACATGGAGGGTCCCTTCAAGGGCCACCCTCCGCACGGTGGGCGCGTCGAGTTCTTCGGCGTCTGCGTCTTCCAC GTTGATGAGGACATCAAGGTGGAGAAGGCAGAGTTCTTCTACGAGCGTGGCAACTTCCTCGCGAGCTTCTTGACTGCGCCGGCTGCTTCTGCATCGGCTTCAGGTTGCCCTGTGATGAGAGGAGCAGACTGA
- the LOC123421428 gene encoding proteinase inhibitor PSI-1.2, translated as MATSRLHIACALLLIGVVLLGQNQEGMEAVACPQYCLEVDYVTCPSSEQQKLPARCNCCMAPKGCTLHLSDGISQTCS; from the exons ATGGCTACCTCCAGACTCCACATCGCCTGCGCTCTCCTCCTCATTG gtGTTGTGCTTCTGGGGCAAAACCAAGAGGGCATGGAAGCCGTGGCTTGCCCTCAGTACTGCCTGGAAGTCGACTACGTGACCTGCCCCTCCTCCGAGCAACAGAAGCTCCCGGCGAGGTGCAACTGCTGCATGGCTCCCAAAGGCTGCACGCTTCATCTCTCCGATGGAATCAGCCAAACCTGCTCTTAA
- the LOC123421444 gene encoding pathogen-related protein isoform X2: MAWVHQEWAEGSVEEKVQRLLKTWEMEMVHKVRPEDQKSVNLKNYSASTNGLKPLTREEVMAMGGYNAFLATTLPPEHRIYDPEAESVESATSTFLTAFPRGFAIEVLDVYSGPPAPRIAFKFRHWGYMEGPFKGHPPHGGRVEFFGVCVFHVDEDIKVEKAEFFYERGNFLASFLTAPAASASASGCPVMRGAD; this comes from the exons ATGGCTTGGGTGCACCAGGAATGGGCGGAGGGATCTGTGGAAGAGAAGGTGCAGCGGTTGCTCAAGACCTGGGAGATGGAGATGGTCCACAAGGTGCGCCCCGAGGACCAGAAGAGCGTCAACCTCAAGAACTACTCCGCCTCCACCAACG GGCTGAAGCCACTGACGCGGGAGGAGGTGATGGCCATGGGCGGCTACAACGCGTTCCTGGCGACCACGCTGCCGCCGGAGCACCGCATCTACGACCCGGAGGCGGAGTCGGTCGAGTCGGCGACGTCCACGTTCCTCACGGCGTTCCCCCGGGGCTTCGCCATCGAGGTGCTGGACGTCTACAGCGGCCCGCCAGCTCCCAGGATCGCCTTCAAGTTCCGGCACTGGGGTTACATGGAGGGTCCCTTCAAGGGCCACCCTCCGCACGGTGGGCGCGTCGAGTTCTTCGGCGTCTGCGTCTTCCAC GTTGATGAGGACATCAAGGTGGAGAAGGCAGAGTTCTTCTACGAGCGTGGCAACTTCCTCGCGAGCTTCTTGACTGCGCCGGCTGCTTCTGCATCGGCTTCAGGTTGCCCTGTGATGAGAGGAGCAGACTGA